One Bradyrhizobium manausense DNA segment encodes these proteins:
- a CDS encoding branched-chain amino acid ABC transporter permease gives MLTYALVAGVLFGLYFSLVGMGLNLVFGVMRIVNLAHGDVLMLGAFVALGVVTLAGIDPLFAVPLAFVVFLLVGTLLYWVLVPRLQGSANPEMLSIILFFGLSQVVEAITTIFAGTSERSIQSRLLGTVFSTIKVQLFGGKPGASGPIRILGQGFPAPWVIAAGTSLVAIGLVYIYLYRTRLGTLTRAVMSRRDEALASGIDVDRVSAAAFGIGLGLAAVAGVFAPFMFGSITPAFGADATVTSFAIVVLGSLGNPLGTALGGVVYGVCYMLVQTYLSSWADLLPYVLLILILLLRPSGLLGRRVRVA, from the coding sequence ATGTTGACCTACGCATTGGTCGCCGGCGTTCTGTTCGGGCTGTATTTCAGCCTGGTCGGTATGGGGCTCAATCTCGTCTTCGGCGTCATGCGCATCGTCAATCTTGCGCATGGCGACGTCCTGATGCTCGGCGCCTTCGTGGCGCTGGGCGTTGTCACCCTGGCCGGAATTGACCCGCTGTTCGCGGTGCCTTTGGCATTCGTGGTGTTCCTGCTCGTCGGCACGCTGCTCTATTGGGTGCTGGTGCCGCGGCTGCAGGGGTCCGCAAATCCGGAGATGCTGTCGATCATCCTGTTCTTCGGCCTGTCGCAAGTGGTCGAAGCCATCACCACGATCTTCGCCGGCACCAGCGAGCGCTCGATCCAGAGCCGGCTGCTCGGCACGGTCTTCTCGACCATCAAGGTGCAGCTGTTCGGCGGCAAGCCAGGTGCGAGCGGCCCCATCCGCATCCTCGGCCAGGGATTTCCTGCGCCCTGGGTGATCGCGGCAGGAACGAGCCTGGTCGCGATAGGTCTTGTCTACATCTATCTCTATCGCACGCGGCTCGGCACTCTGACGCGCGCCGTGATGTCGCGACGCGACGAGGCGCTGGCGTCGGGAATCGACGTCGATCGCGTGTCGGCCGCGGCGTTCGGAATCGGGCTCGGGCTCGCCGCGGTTGCGGGTGTGTTTGCGCCGTTCATGTTCGGCTCGATCACGCCGGCATTCGGTGCGGACGCGACGGTGACCTCGTTTGCGATCGTCGTGCTGGGTTCGCTCGGTAATCCGCTTGGCACCGCTCTTGGTGGTGTCGTCTATGGCGTCTGCTACATGCTGGTGCAGACCTATCTCAGCTCATGGGCCGATCTTCTGCCCTATGTGCTGCTGATCCTGATCCTCTTGCTACGTCCGAGCGGCCTGCTTGGAAGGCGGGTGCGCGTTGCCTAA
- a CDS encoding branched-chain amino acid ABC transporter permease, giving the protein MPNAVKHMLFILVPLIAVFAILPGVYQNHLLLFNFVTFLILAQGVNIIYGFTGYLPFGYVGFFGAGAYGFAVLVMHYQSPAIVAVLAAGLVAVLLGLLLTPLLRLSGAYFAIANLAASLAVLHFVANPALEGITKGPYGVSLTGTFNPTDAYYAALVVLALTVGGVVFLKNSSFGLALQAVREDAVSASMSGVNVVKMRIAAWLASALVAGLAGGIYAWYVSVFYPDNVFSGDFSIFAIVFALFGGVATISGPIIGVLILYGVYNLIGFTTPQYFQLIYGLLIMGLVLFLPAGLVSLATRRGWNVP; this is encoded by the coding sequence TTGCCTAATGCCGTCAAGCACATGCTGTTCATTCTGGTGCCGCTGATCGCCGTGTTTGCGATCCTGCCTGGCGTCTACCAGAACCATCTGCTGCTGTTCAATTTCGTCACGTTCCTGATCCTCGCTCAGGGCGTCAACATCATCTATGGTTTCACCGGCTATCTGCCTTTCGGTTACGTCGGCTTCTTCGGAGCTGGTGCTTACGGTTTTGCGGTGCTGGTGATGCATTACCAGTCACCCGCAATCGTGGCGGTGCTGGCGGCGGGGCTGGTCGCCGTTCTGCTCGGCCTTCTGCTGACGCCATTGTTGCGGCTGTCGGGCGCCTATTTTGCGATTGCCAATCTCGCTGCGTCACTGGCCGTGCTGCATTTCGTCGCCAACCCGGCCCTGGAGGGCATTACCAAGGGGCCGTATGGGGTATCGCTGACGGGCACGTTCAACCCGACGGACGCCTACTATGCGGCCCTGGTCGTATTGGCGTTGACGGTGGGCGGCGTTGTCTTTCTGAAGAACTCGAGCTTCGGGCTTGCGTTGCAGGCCGTTCGCGAAGATGCGGTGAGCGCGTCGATGTCCGGGGTCAACGTCGTCAAGATGCGCATCGCCGCATGGCTCGCGTCCGCGCTCGTGGCAGGGCTCGCCGGTGGCATCTATGCCTGGTACGTCTCGGTGTTCTATCCCGATAACGTCTTCAGTGGCGATTTCAGCATCTTCGCGATCGTCTTCGCGCTGTTCGGCGGTGTCGCGACGATCTCCGGACCGATCATCGGCGTCCTGATCCTGTACGGCGTCTACAATCTGATCGGGTTCACGACCCCGCAATATTTCCAGCTCATCTACGGTCTTCTCATCATGGGACTGGTGTTGTTCCTTCCGGCGGGGCTTGTCTCGCTGGCGACGCGAAGGGGCTGGAATGTCCCCTGA
- a CDS encoding ABC transporter ATP-binding protein, producing MSPDTKPILSVRKLVKRFGGFVALDGLSFHAAPGEVLGLVGPNGSGKTTAINVISGLYAPDGGEVVFDDVSIGGVASHRLVHRGINRTFQVPKPFMSLTVRENVRVALAYGHIGGTPPTLDALLDEYRLSAVADRPAADLNSAQQKMLDLVRALATRPRLLLLDELAAGLNPAELDWIAERIKQLAAGGMSIIVVEHLMGFIEHITDRVIVLNAGKEIFEGKLAAAVKEPQVIEVFLGGEHAA from the coding sequence ATGTCCCCTGATACGAAACCCATTCTCAGCGTCCGCAAGCTGGTGAAACGCTTTGGCGGCTTCGTCGCGCTCGATGGGCTGAGCTTTCATGCCGCGCCCGGTGAAGTGTTGGGGCTGGTCGGTCCGAACGGATCGGGCAAGACCACGGCCATCAACGTGATATCGGGTCTCTACGCACCCGATGGCGGGGAGGTCGTGTTCGACGACGTCTCCATCGGCGGCGTTGCGTCCCACAGGCTGGTCCATCGCGGCATCAACCGGACTTTCCAGGTGCCGAAACCGTTCATGTCACTGACCGTGCGCGAGAACGTCAGGGTCGCCTTGGCCTACGGCCATATCGGTGGAACGCCGCCGACGCTCGATGCGCTGCTCGACGAATATCGCCTGTCCGCCGTCGCCGATCGTCCGGCAGCCGATCTCAACAGCGCGCAGCAGAAGATGCTGGATCTCGTCCGCGCGCTGGCGACGCGACCGCGCCTGCTGCTGCTCGACGAGCTCGCCGCGGGGCTCAATCCCGCCGAGCTCGACTGGATTGCCGAACGGATCAAGCAACTCGCGGCAGGCGGCATGTCGATCATCGTCGTCGAGCATCTGATGGGATTCATCGAGCACATCACCGATCGCGTCATCGTTCTCAATGCCGGCAAGGAAATCTTCGAGGGCAAGCTCGCTGCAGCCGTGAAGGAACCGCAGGTGATCGAGGTATTCCTGGGAGGCGAGCATGCCGCCTGA
- a CDS encoding ABC transporter ATP-binding protein — MPPESMPLLHAAGVDAGYGTMQVLWGVDLDVKPGETVLLLGANGAGKTTFLKSLVGLVEARRGSVALAGRDIAHMRSSERMKLGMTYMSELAVFPDLSIEENILVGAQALGHANPRRRLDELYGLFPVLRDKRRDAASSLSGGQRKMLGIAKALAAEPKLLVMDEPSAGLSPLFVKEVIRILNGLQGRGMALLIAEQNIGFLEVATRVFVLEGGRIRFSGTVAEMTDNEALRRAYFGLK; from the coding sequence ATGCCGCCTGAATCAATGCCTCTTCTCCACGCAGCAGGCGTCGATGCGGGCTACGGCACCATGCAGGTGCTGTGGGGCGTCGATCTCGATGTCAAACCCGGCGAGACGGTCCTGCTGCTCGGCGCCAACGGTGCCGGCAAGACCACGTTCCTGAAATCGCTGGTTGGGTTGGTCGAGGCCCGCCGCGGCAGCGTCGCGCTGGCCGGGCGGGATATCGCGCATATGCGCTCGAGCGAGCGGATGAAGCTCGGCATGACCTACATGTCGGAGCTTGCGGTGTTTCCGGACCTGTCGATCGAGGAGAACATTCTGGTCGGCGCTCAGGCGCTGGGACATGCCAATCCCCGCCGGCGCCTCGACGAACTCTACGGCCTCTTTCCCGTTCTGCGTGACAAGCGCCGCGACGCGGCCTCCAGCCTGTCGGGCGGGCAGCGCAAGATGCTCGGGATCGCCAAGGCGCTCGCGGCCGAGCCGAAGCTTCTCGTCATGGACGAGCCTTCGGCGGGGCTGTCGCCGCTCTTCGTCAAAGAGGTGATCCGCATTCTGAACGGCTTGCAGGGGCGCGGCATGGCGCTTCTGATCGCCGAGCAGAATATCGGTTTCCTTGAAGTGGCAACACGCGTATTTGTTCTGGAAGGCGGGCGCATTCGCTTTTCCGGCACGGTTGCCGAGATGACCGACAACGAGGCGCTGCGGCGCGCCTATTTTGGATTGAAATAG
- a CDS encoding amidase produces MPNAPTLATLADDLESGRTTSRKLVEACIARIADPSGEGQRTFIHVDRDAALATADAMDALRRAKAAPSRYAGIPVSIKDLFDIKGQVTRAGSRALDDSPPAEQDAATVARLRKAGFVVIGRTNMTEFAYSGIGINPHYGTPKGAWNRAEGHVPGGSSSGAAVSVLDGMAHGALGTDTGGSCRIPAAYNGIVGYKPTQRRVPLDGSVPLSFSLDSIGPLARSVSCCAILDAVLANEPITALKPRPVKGMRLAVPTTIALDDLDAAVSGTFERALKSLADHGANIERIEMAEFHDIGPMNAKGGFAASESYAWHRYLITSKGDVYDPRVSVRIMRGEAQSAADYIDLLNERRSLIARVNARLAPYDALVLPTTANTPPKIADLADDKAFTTQNLRALRNCTLINMIDGCAISLPAHREGDVPVGLMLAGAGGSDRRVFELAAGMEAVIRV; encoded by the coding sequence ATGCCGAATGCACCGACCCTCGCCACATTGGCCGACGACCTCGAAAGCGGCCGGACCACGTCCCGCAAGCTGGTCGAGGCGTGTATCGCCAGGATCGCCGATCCCTCCGGCGAGGGCCAGCGTACCTTCATTCATGTCGATAGGGACGCGGCGCTCGCGACTGCGGACGCGATGGACGCCTTGCGCAGGGCCAAGGCGGCGCCGTCGCGCTATGCCGGTATCCCGGTCTCGATCAAGGATCTGTTCGACATCAAGGGCCAGGTGACGCGCGCCGGCTCCCGGGCGCTCGACGATTCCCCGCCGGCCGAGCAGGACGCGGCGACGGTGGCCCGGCTGCGCAAGGCCGGCTTCGTCGTGATCGGGCGCACCAACATGACCGAGTTCGCCTATTCCGGCATCGGCATCAATCCGCATTACGGCACGCCGAAGGGCGCCTGGAACCGGGCCGAAGGGCACGTGCCCGGCGGATCGTCCTCGGGCGCCGCGGTCTCCGTGCTCGACGGCATGGCGCATGGCGCGCTCGGCACCGACACCGGCGGCTCCTGCCGCATTCCCGCCGCCTACAACGGCATCGTCGGCTACAAGCCGACGCAGCGTCGCGTGCCGCTGGATGGCTCGGTACCGCTCTCGTTCTCGCTCGACAGTATCGGGCCGCTGGCACGATCGGTCAGTTGCTGTGCCATCCTCGATGCCGTGCTGGCGAACGAGCCCATCACGGCCTTGAAGCCGCGTCCCGTGAAGGGCATGCGGCTCGCCGTGCCGACCACGATCGCGCTCGACGATCTCGATGCAGCCGTATCCGGGACCTTCGAGCGCGCACTGAAATCGCTCGCCGATCACGGCGCCAACATCGAGCGCATCGAGATGGCGGAATTCCATGACATCGGCCCGATGAATGCCAAGGGTGGCTTTGCGGCATCCGAAAGCTATGCCTGGCACCGCTATCTCATCACGTCCAAAGGGGACGTCTACGATCCCCGTGTGTCCGTTCGCATCATGCGCGGCGAGGCGCAGAGCGCGGCCGATTACATCGACCTCCTCAACGAGCGCCGCTCGTTGATCGCCCGCGTCAACGCGCGGCTCGCGCCCTATGACGCCCTGGTGCTGCCGACCACCGCCAACACGCCGCCGAAGATCGCAGATCTGGCCGACGACAAGGCGTTCACCACGCAGAACCTGCGCGCGCTGCGCAATTGCACCCTGATCAACATGATCGACGGCTGCGCGATCTCGCTGCCCGCACATCGCGAGGGCGACGTTCCCGTCGGCCTGATGCTGGCAGGGGCGGGCGGCTCGGACCGCCGTGTCTTTGAACTTGCTGCCGGCATGGAGGCCGTCATCCGTGTTTGA
- a CDS encoding DUF2848 domain-containing protein, with the protein MFDLTFTVDARDTTTPLTLAIDQMVIAGWTGRDPVARDKHIAELQEMGIAPPASTPIYYRGAARRLTQEDSIECTGGDSSGEVEFLLIGWQGRIFVGCGSDHTDRKVEAYSVTVSKQMCDKPIASTLWELEDVIGHWDRMILRSWATIKGERVLYQEGTLDAMLPVADLIARGFEGGKFPDGCAMFGGTFAAKGGIRPADRFDFELEDPVLKRTIKHGYDVVTLPVRG; encoded by the coding sequence GTGTTTGACCTGACATTCACCGTCGATGCCCGTGACACCACCACGCCGCTGACGCTCGCGATCGACCAGATGGTCATCGCCGGCTGGACCGGCCGCGATCCTGTTGCGCGCGACAAGCATATCGCCGAGTTGCAGGAAATGGGCATCGCCCCGCCGGCCTCGACACCGATCTACTATCGCGGCGCGGCGCGGCGGTTGACCCAGGAAGACAGCATCGAATGCACCGGCGGAGATTCCTCCGGCGAAGTCGAGTTCCTGCTGATCGGCTGGCAGGGCCGCATCTTCGTCGGCTGCGGTTCCGACCACACCGATCGCAAGGTCGAGGCCTACAGCGTCACCGTGTCCAAGCAGATGTGCGACAAGCCGATCGCCTCGACGCTGTGGGAGCTCGAGGACGTCATCGGCCATTGGGACAGGATGATCCTGCGCTCCTGGGCCACCATCAAGGGCGAGCGCGTGCTCTACCAGGAGGGCACCCTCGACGCGATGCTGCCGGTCGCCGATCTCATCGCGCGGGGTTTCGAGGGTGGGAAATTCCCCGACGGCTGCGCCATGTTCGGCGGAACGTTTGCGGCCAAGGGCGGCATCCGCCCGGCCGATCGCTTCGATTTCGAGCTTGAGGATCCCGTGCTGAAGCGGACCATCAAGCACGGCTATGATGTGGTGACGCTGCCGGTGCGGGGCTGA
- a CDS encoding 2OG-Fe(II) oxygenase, with the protein MTMTARKSAQPSIPAASHVDALDWPEITAELDSHGCALLKGLLTPEQCRAVAALYPDDTHFRSRIVMGRHGFGRGEYKYFAYPLPDLIAELRPALYAHLQGVANRWNEAMGIDIRYPPAHAAFLERCHEAGQARPTPLLLQYEAGDFNCLHQDIYGEHVFPLQVAILLSEPGRDFSGGEFVLTEQRPRMQSRAEVVPLAQGDAVAFAVHHRPVQGTRGTYRVNLRHGVSRIRSGQRHTLGVIFHDAK; encoded by the coding sequence ATGACAATGACCGCACGAAAATCGGCCCAGCCTTCCATTCCCGCCGCCTCCCACGTCGATGCCCTCGATTGGCCCGAAATCACCGCCGAGCTCGATTCCCACGGGTGCGCCCTGCTGAAGGGCCTGCTCACGCCGGAGCAATGCCGCGCCGTCGCGGCGCTCTATCCCGACGACACGCACTTCCGCAGCCGCATCGTCATGGGCCGCCACGGCTTTGGCCGCGGCGAATACAAATATTTCGCTTATCCGCTCCCTGATCTGATCGCGGAGCTACGCCCAGCGCTCTACGCGCATCTCCAGGGCGTCGCCAACCGCTGGAACGAAGCGATGGGGATCGACATCCGTTATCCGCCGGCGCATGCCGCGTTCCTCGAGCGTTGCCACGAGGCGGGGCAGGCGCGGCCGACGCCGCTGCTGCTGCAATATGAAGCCGGTGATTTCAACTGCCTGCACCAGGACATCTATGGCGAGCACGTGTTCCCGCTCCAGGTCGCGATCCTGCTGTCCGAGCCAGGCCGCGATTTCAGCGGCGGCGAGTTCGTGCTGACGGAACAGCGTCCACGCATGCAGTCGCGCGCCGAGGTCGTGCCGCTGGCGCAGGGTGATGCTGTCGCCTTCGCTGTGCATCACCGCCCAGTGCAGGGGACACGCGGCACCTACCGCGTTAATCTTCGCCACGGCGTCAGCCGGATCAGGTCCGGCCAGCGCCACACGCTGGGTGTGATCTTCCACGATGCCAAGTGA
- the alkB gene encoding DNA oxidative demethylase AlkB, giving the protein MTADLFDSVAEAQPSREEIADGAVLLRGFVRPIESELIEAVRGLVAQSPFRRMTTPGGHLMSVAMTNCGERGWITDHTGYRYDPIDPRIEAPWPAMPPVLCDLARRAAEQGGFQNFAPDACLVNRYEPGTRLSLHQDKDELDYSAPIVSVSLGLPATFLFGGLARNDKPRRFRLVHGDVVVWGGPSRLAYHGVAPLAEGEHALLGRKRINLTFRRTR; this is encoded by the coding sequence TTGACGGCTGATTTGTTCGATAGCGTTGCCGAGGCACAGCCGTCGCGCGAGGAGATCGCCGACGGCGCCGTGCTGCTGCGCGGCTTCGTCAGGCCGATCGAGAGCGAGTTGATCGAAGCCGTGCGCGGCCTCGTCGCGCAATCGCCGTTCCGGCGCATGACGACGCCCGGTGGCCACCTGATGTCGGTGGCTATGACGAATTGCGGCGAGCGCGGCTGGATTACCGATCACACCGGCTATCGCTATGATCCCATCGATCCCCGAATCGAGGCGCCATGGCCGGCGATGCCGCCGGTTCTTTGCGATCTCGCCCGCCGCGCCGCGGAGCAGGGCGGCTTCCAGAACTTCGCGCCCGATGCCTGCCTGGTCAATCGCTACGAACCCGGCACGCGACTGTCATTGCACCAGGACAAGGACGAGCTGGATTATTCCGCGCCGATCGTCTCGGTTTCACTGGGGCTACCCGCGACCTTCCTGTTCGGCGGCCTCGCGCGCAACGACAAGCCGCGGCGTTTTCGCTTGGTCCACGGCGACGTCGTGGTCTGGGGCGGACCGTCGAGGCTCGCTTATCACGGCGTCGCACCGCTGGCCGAGGGCGAGCATGCTCTGCTTGGACGAAAGCGGATCAATCTGACCTTCCGCCGGACGCGGTGA
- a CDS encoding thiamine pyrophosphate-dependent enzyme yields the protein MTTLTGGEAIVSGLVAHGVDTVFGLPGAQVYGLFDAFHQAQLKVIGARHEQACGYMAFGYARASGRPGVFSVVPGPGVLNASAALLTAYGCNEPVLCVTGQVPTQFLGKGRGHLHEMPDQLATLRTYVKWADRIEHPGNAPTTVARAFQEMTSGRRGPASVEMPWDIFTQRADTAAAQVLEPLPAPRPDPDMIKQAAALIKASKAPMIFVGSGAIEAREEILELAEMIDAPVVAFRSGRGIVSNAHELGLTMAAAYKLWAKTDLMIGIGTRLELPTMSRWPYRPDGLKSIRIDIDPVEMRRFISDAAIVADAKAATADLAAAISKAGYSKTAGRRAAIRDATATAQQEIQRIQPQMAYLNILREVLPANAIVTDELSQFGFASWYGFPIYQPRTFITSGYQGTLGSGFPTALGAKVANPDKPVVAITGDGGFMFGVQELATAVQFNIGVVTLVFNNNAYGNVRRDQRERFDGRVVASDLVNPDFVKLAESFGVASARVTAPDQFKSAMEKALAHGGPYLISVEVTRDSEVSPWAFIHPPKP from the coding sequence ATGACCACCCTGACCGGCGGCGAAGCGATCGTAAGCGGGCTCGTCGCCCACGGCGTCGATACCGTGTTCGGCCTGCCCGGCGCACAGGTCTACGGCCTGTTCGACGCCTTCCACCAGGCCCAGCTCAAGGTCATCGGCGCACGCCACGAGCAGGCCTGCGGCTACATGGCGTTCGGCTATGCGCGCGCGAGCGGCAGGCCCGGCGTGTTCAGCGTGGTGCCCGGCCCCGGCGTGCTCAACGCCAGCGCGGCGCTGCTCACCGCCTACGGCTGCAACGAGCCGGTGCTGTGCGTCACCGGCCAGGTGCCGACGCAGTTTCTCGGCAAGGGCCGCGGCCATCTGCACGAGATGCCCGACCAGCTCGCGACCTTGCGCACCTACGTGAAGTGGGCCGATCGCATCGAACATCCCGGCAACGCGCCGACCACGGTCGCGCGCGCGTTCCAGGAGATGACATCAGGCCGTCGCGGCCCCGCCTCGGTCGAGATGCCCTGGGATATCTTTACGCAGCGCGCGGACACAGCCGCAGCGCAAGTGCTTGAGCCCCTGCCCGCGCCGCGGCCTGATCCTGATATGATCAAGCAGGCGGCTGCGCTGATCAAGGCCAGCAAGGCGCCGATGATCTTCGTCGGCAGCGGTGCGATCGAGGCGCGCGAGGAGATTCTGGAGCTCGCCGAGATGATCGACGCGCCCGTGGTCGCCTTCCGCAGCGGCCGCGGCATCGTCTCCAATGCGCATGAGCTCGGCCTCACCATGGCCGCCGCCTACAAACTATGGGCCAAGACCGATCTGATGATCGGCATCGGCACGCGGCTGGAGCTACCGACGATGTCGCGCTGGCCCTATCGACCGGACGGCCTGAAGAGCATCCGCATCGACATCGATCCAGTCGAAATGCGGCGCTTCATCTCGGATGCCGCCATCGTCGCCGACGCGAAAGCGGCGACCGCCGATCTGGCTGCGGCCATCAGCAAGGCCGGCTACAGCAAGACCGCCGGCCGCCGCGCTGCGATCCGCGACGCCACCGCGACCGCACAGCAGGAGATCCAGCGTATCCAGCCGCAGATGGCGTATCTCAACATCCTGCGCGAGGTGCTGCCGGCGAATGCGATCGTGACCGACGAATTGTCGCAGTTCGGCTTTGCCTCCTGGTACGGTTTCCCGATCTACCAGCCGCGCACCTTCATCACCTCAGGCTATCAGGGCACGCTTGGCTCCGGCTTCCCGACTGCGCTGGGCGCCAAGGTCGCCAACCCCGACAAGCCGGTGGTCGCGATCACCGGCGACGGCGGCTTCATGTTCGGCGTGCAGGAGCTTGCCACCGCCGTGCAGTTCAACATCGGCGTGGTGACGCTGGTGTTCAACAACAACGCCTATGGCAATGTCCGTCGCGATCAGCGCGAACGTTTCGACGGCCGCGTTGTGGCATCGGATCTGGTCAATCCTGATTTCGTCAAGCTCGCGGAGTCCTTTGGCGTGGCCTCAGCGCGCGTCACAGCGCCGGACCAGTTCAAGTCGGCGATGGAGAAGGCGCTCGCGCATGGCGGGCCGTATCTGATCTCGGTGGAAGTGACGCGAGATTCCGAAGTCAGTCCGTGGGCTTTCATTCACCCGCCGAAGCCTTGA
- a CDS encoding fumarylacetoacetate hydrolase family protein codes for MKLPRLATYSVKGETRYGAVLEGGIVDLSPRYARDYPTLREVIAAGKLARLAEEAAGLTPDHATADITWLPPVPAPEKIICIGVNYPDRNAEYKDGQEAPKYPSMFMRSPRSFVGHDTPLVRPRASAQLDYEGEIVLVIGKPGRHIAESAALDHVAALTLCNEGSVRDWLRHAKFNVTQGKNFDSSGSLGPWLVPYTRESQLADVRLTTHVNGELRQDDRTSRLMFPFRYLISYISTFTTLVPGDIIVTGTPTGAGARFDPPRYLKPGDVIEVAAEGIGTLRNGVVDEA; via the coding sequence ATGAAGCTCCCTCGCCTCGCCACCTATTCCGTCAAGGGTGAAACCCGCTACGGCGCCGTCCTGGAGGGCGGCATCGTCGATCTCTCCCCGCGCTACGCCAGAGACTATCCGACGCTGCGCGAAGTCATCGCCGCGGGAAAGCTCGCACGCCTCGCCGAAGAGGCCGCCGGCCTGACGCCGGACCACGCAACCGCAGACATCACCTGGTTGCCGCCGGTGCCTGCGCCGGAAAAGATCATCTGTATCGGCGTCAACTATCCCGATCGCAATGCCGAGTACAAGGACGGCCAGGAGGCGCCGAAATATCCGAGCATGTTCATGCGCTCGCCACGCTCGTTTGTCGGCCACGACACGCCGCTGGTGCGTCCGCGCGCATCCGCGCAACTCGACTATGAAGGCGAGATCGTGCTGGTGATCGGCAAGCCCGGCCGGCACATCGCCGAGAGCGCCGCACTCGATCACGTCGCCGCGCTGACGCTCTGCAACGAAGGCTCGGTGCGCGACTGGCTGCGCCACGCCAAATTCAACGTCACGCAGGGCAAGAACTTTGATTCCAGCGGCAGCCTCGGGCCGTGGCTCGTGCCCTACACCAGGGAATCCCAGCTCGCCGACGTCAGGCTGACCACGCATGTCAACGGCGAGTTGCGGCAGGACGACCGCACCAGCCGGCTGATGTTCCCGTTCCGCTACCTCATCAGCTATATCTCGACCTTCACAACGCTCGTTCCCGGCGACATCATCGTCACGGGCACGCCGACCGGCGCGGGTGCGCGGTTCGATCCCCCGCGATATCTGAAGCCCGGTGACGTCATCGAGGTCGCGGCCGAGGGCATCGGCACCTTGCGCAACGGCGTCGTCGACGAAGCCTGA
- the hpaD gene encoding 3,4-dihydroxyphenylacetate 2,3-dioxygenase, giving the protein MPVPQHVFEPPFNIIRSSHVVLDVTDLKLSRAFYETTVGLHVEDADDNVVYLRAAEEHQHHSLVLRKAAVPACNRLGFKVGNDGDLDKAAKFLSENGLGYAFVDQPFQGRTLQFTDPFGFQIELYAAMDRRPHLLRRYDLYRGCHPQRLDHFNVFAPEVQDTVEFYARLGFRLTEYAEEDGANGRIAAAWMHRKGNVHDFAITNGKGPRLHHFAYWTPTAMNIIHLCDVMASQGFVKNIERGPGRHGISNAFFLYVRDPDGHRLELYTSDYFTGDHDHEPLRWSLRDPRRQTLWGAPAPRSWFEQGSPFTGQAVREPKFVADVLVAD; this is encoded by the coding sequence ATGCCCGTACCGCAACACGTTTTCGAGCCGCCGTTCAACATCATCCGCTCCAGCCACGTCGTGCTCGACGTGACCGATCTGAAGTTGAGCCGTGCGTTCTACGAGACCACTGTCGGCCTGCATGTCGAGGATGCCGACGACAACGTCGTATATTTGCGCGCCGCCGAGGAACATCAGCACCACTCGCTGGTGCTGCGCAAGGCAGCGGTGCCCGCCTGTAACAGGCTCGGCTTCAAGGTCGGGAACGACGGCGATCTCGACAAGGCCGCAAAATTCCTCTCCGAGAACGGCCTCGGCTACGCCTTCGTCGATCAGCCCTTCCAGGGCCGCACGCTGCAATTCACCGATCCATTCGGCTTCCAGATCGAGCTCTACGCGGCGATGGACCGGCGGCCGCATCTGCTCCGCCGCTACGACCTCTACAGGGGATGCCACCCGCAGCGGCTCGACCATTTCAACGTCTTCGCGCCAGAAGTGCAGGACACTGTCGAGTTCTACGCCCGCCTCGGCTTCCGCCTCACCGAATATGCCGAAGAGGACGGTGCCAACGGACGCATCGCCGCCGCCTGGATGCATCGCAAGGGCAACGTCCACGACTTTGCGATCACCAACGGCAAAGGCCCGCGCCTGCACCACTTCGCCTATTGGACCCCGACGGCGATGAACATCATCCATCTCTGCGACGTCATGGCCTCACAGGGTTTTGTGAAGAACATCGAGCGCGGCCCCGGACGCCACGGCATCTCAAACGCATTCTTCCTCTATGTCCGCGACCCCGATGGACATCGCCTCGAACTCTACACAAGCGATTACTTCACCGGCGATCACGACCACGAGCCGCTGCGCTGGTCGCTGCGCGATCCGCGCCGCCAGACGCTGTGGGGCGCTCCCGCGCCGCGTTCGTGGTTCGAGCAGGGCTCGCCCTTCACGGGCCAGGCCGTGCGCGAGCCGAAGTTCGTGGCAGACGTGCTGGTGGCGGATTAG